One window of Mediterraneibacter gnavus ATCC 29149 genomic DNA carries:
- a CDS encoding ABC transporter ATP-binding protein — protein MKILQTTDLKKYYGTEPNITRALDGVNFSVEEGEFVAVVGTSGSGKSTLLHMMGGLDTPTSGSVMVRDKELAKMNDEQLTIFRRRNIGFIFQNYNLVPILNVHENIVLPVELDGDTVDQKFMADVVSMLGLEDKLKNMPNNLSGGQQQRVAIARALVSKPAIVLADEPTGNLDSRTSADVLGLLQRTSREFNQTLVMITHNDAIAQLADRIVRIEDGKIVG, from the coding sequence ATGAAAATTTTGCAGACAACTGATCTTAAAAAATACTACGGCACAGAGCCGAACATTACCCGCGCCCTGGATGGCGTGAACTTCTCTGTGGAGGAAGGCGAATTTGTGGCGGTGGTCGGCACTTCCGGCTCCGGTAAGTCCACCCTGCTTCACATGATGGGCGGCCTGGATACCCCCACTTCCGGCAGCGTGATGGTGCGGGATAAGGAGCTGGCGAAGATGAACGATGAGCAGCTTACCATCTTCCGCCGCCGCAATATCGGCTTTATTTTCCAGAACTATAATCTGGTGCCGATCCTAAATGTTCATGAGAACATCGTTTTGCCCGTGGAACTGGATGGGGATACGGTGGATCAGAAATTCATGGCGGATGTGGTGTCCATGCTGGGACTGGAGGATAAGCTGAAGAATATGCCAAACAACCTCTCCGGTGGCCAGCAGCAGCGTGTGGCTATCGCCCGCGCTTTGGTGTCAAAGCCCGCTATCGTCCTTGCCGATGAACCCACCGGAAACCTGGACAGCAGGACCAGCGCCGATGTGCTGGGGCTTTTGCAGAGAACAAGCCGTGAATTTAACCAGACGCTGGTGATGATCACACATAATGATGCCATTGCCCAGCTTGCAGACCGTATCGTGCGGATTGAGGATGGCAAAATCGTTGGATAA